A single window of Chloracidobacterium sp. DNA harbors:
- the xth gene encoding exodeoxyribonuclease III produces the protein MKVATWNVNSIRLRTESMLNWLEQTGTDVLCVQETKVDDEHFPLEQFTSAGYNVAFFGQKSYNGVAIISTHEIADVQKGFHDDDDEQPKRLIAATINGIRIVNTYIPNGTELWTEKFTFKLDWLHRLRQMFDDNCDTNSNVLLCGDFNVAPDELDVWSVPAWQGKLHFSKPERAAMDHVKQWGFVDAFRHKNGDVQEFSWWNYREGAWQRNQGLRIDHIWVSQPLAEKCTGCWIDKAPRGQERPSDHTPVVAEFSI, from the coding sequence ATGAAAGTCGCAACCTGGAATGTTAATTCGATCCGTCTGAGGACGGAATCGATGCTCAATTGGCTCGAGCAAACGGGCACTGATGTACTCTGCGTCCAAGAGACCAAGGTGGATGATGAGCATTTCCCGCTCGAGCAGTTCACATCTGCGGGCTACAACGTCGCGTTCTTTGGCCAGAAATCCTACAACGGAGTCGCCATCATTTCGACACACGAAATAGCCGACGTGCAAAAGGGATTTCACGACGATGACGACGAGCAACCCAAGCGTCTGATCGCCGCGACCATCAACGGCATTCGGATCGTCAACACATATATCCCGAACGGCACGGAACTCTGGACTGAAAAATTTACCTTCAAACTCGATTGGCTGCATCGTCTCCGGCAAATGTTTGACGATAATTGCGACACAAACTCGAATGTACTTTTGTGCGGCGATTTTAATGTCGCACCGGACGAGCTAGACGTCTGGAGCGTTCCCGCCTGGCAGGGCAAACTCCACTTTTCCAAACCCGAACGCGCGGCGATGGATCACGTCAAACAATGGGGTTTTGTCGATGCATTTCGTCATAAAAACGGAGACGTGCAGGAGTTTTCGTGGTGGAACTACCGCGAAGGCGCCTGGCAGCGAAATCAGGGCCTACGGATCGACCACATTTGGGTATCGCAGCCCTTGGCCGAGAAATGTACCGGTTGCTGGATCGACAAAGCCCCGCGAGGTCAGGAGCGTCCGAGCGATCACACGCCGGTCGTTGCTGAATTTTCTATTTAG
- a CDS encoding site-specific DNA-methyltransferase, protein MARSQTNDPRPRAPRNRTIEIGADEVVSLQKQLVSSDQLGDRPHSDNLVICGDAFEVLPRLPNCHFDLLFADPPYNLTKRFGKESFRERSSDEYEEWLDSWLKLCVPLLKPGASAYICGDWRSGSVIQSVGSRYFKLQNRITWEREKGRGAKANWKNASEDIWFFTMSDEYTFNVDAVKQRRRVLAPYREDGKPKDWTETPGGNFRDTHPSNIWTDITVPFWSMPENTDHPTQKPEKLLAKIILASSDAGDVILDPFAGSGTTAVVAKKLGRDFVTIESDENYCLLAQKRLELVETDNAIQGFADGVFWERNSSAISPE, encoded by the coding sequence ATGGCAAGATCTCAAACAAATGATCCTCGACCGAGAGCTCCGCGAAACCGAACTATCGAGATAGGTGCGGATGAGGTCGTTTCGCTCCAAAAACAACTCGTAAGCTCCGACCAACTCGGCGACAGGCCGCATTCTGATAATTTGGTCATCTGCGGTGACGCATTCGAAGTGTTGCCACGATTACCCAATTGCCATTTCGACCTGCTTTTTGCGGATCCGCCATATAACCTGACCAAGAGATTTGGGAAAGAAAGCTTTCGTGAGCGATCGTCCGACGAATATGAAGAATGGCTCGATTCGTGGCTAAAGCTGTGCGTGCCGCTTCTTAAACCCGGAGCGTCGGCCTATATCTGCGGCGACTGGCGCTCGGGTTCGGTGATCCAAAGTGTCGGGTCGAGATATTTCAAACTGCAGAACCGTATTACCTGGGAGCGAGAAAAGGGCCGCGGAGCCAAGGCTAACTGGAAGAACGCCTCGGAAGATATATGGTTTTTCACGATGTCGGATGAATATACCTTCAATGTGGACGCGGTAAAGCAACGGCGGCGCGTGCTCGCACCGTATCGTGAGGACGGGAAACCGAAAGATTGGACGGAAACACCCGGCGGCAATTTTCGCGACACTCACCCGTCAAATATCTGGACAGATATCACCGTGCCCTTTTGGTCAATGCCCGAAAATACAGACCACCCGACGCAAAAGCCCGAGAAACTCCTCGCAAAGATAATTCTTGCGAGTTCCGACGCCGGCGACGTCATCCTCGACCCATTCGCAGGCAGCGGCACAACCGCCGTCGTGGCAAAAAAGCTCGGGCGAGATTTTGTTACGATCGAATCGGATGAAAATTATTGTCTGCTGGCGCAAAAGCGGCTCGAACTCGTGGAAACCGACAATGCTATTCAGGGATTTGCGGATGGGGTCTTTTGGGAGAGAAATTCATCCGCAATTAGTCCAGAGTAA
- the atpH gene encoding ATP synthase F1 subunit delta: MSTETVARRYSAALADVVLQAGDVDTVRDELAGWHRIFDENPNLSNVFSNPSITHLNKQNLLEELIARSAPTKTTANFLRILLKNDRLNEIGEINRRFASVLEERKGVIAAEITSARELPENERAAFQLNIEKMTGKKVNIKFLTNSDIIGGVVTRIGSTVYDGSIRTKLDTLKEQLIGG, encoded by the coding sequence ATGAGTACCGAAACAGTCGCCCGCCGCTATTCCGCCGCACTTGCAGACGTTGTTTTGCAGGCAGGCGACGTTGATACCGTCAGAGATGAGCTCGCCGGTTGGCACCGTATCTTTGACGAAAACCCAAATCTGAGTAACGTTTTCAGCAATCCGTCGATCACGCACCTCAATAAGCAGAATCTGCTTGAGGAACTGATCGCCAGATCCGCTCCGACCAAAACGACGGCAAACTTCTTGCGTATTTTGCTCAAAAACGACCGACTGAATGAGATCGGCGAGATCAATCGCCGGTTTGCGTCGGTGCTAGAGGAGCGTAAAGGCGTGATCGCGGCCGAGATCACATCGGCCCGCGAACTGCCGGAAAATGAACGTGCCGCTTTTCAGCTAAATATCGAAAAGATGACGGGCAAAAAGGTCAATATTAAATTTTTAACAAACAGCGATATTATCGGCGGCGTCGTAACCCGCATCGGGTCAACCGTCTATGACGGCTCGATCCGAACTAAATTAGATACTCTTAAAGAACAGCTCATTGGTGGATAG
- a CDS encoding F0F1 ATP synthase subunit alpha, with product MEAIKANEINEIIRAQIENFDASMTVNEVGTVIKVGDGIAEIYGLEKVMAGELLEFPHGVRGLALNLEEDKVGCVLFGDFQKIEAGDEAKRTKRIMSVPVGDALIGRVVDALGNPIDEAGDIVTDTYFPIERIAPGIIDRQPVKEPLQTGLKAIDSMVPIGRGQRELIIGDRQTGKTAVAIDTIINQKGKDVICIYVAIGQKQSTVAQVRQKLDEFGAMDYTIIVSATASDPAAMQFLAPYAGCAMGEYFRDNGRHALTIYDDLSKQAAAYREISLLLRRPPGREAYPGDVFYLHSRLLERAAKMSDKQGGGSLTSLPIIETQAGDISAYIPTNVISITDGQIFLESDLFNSGVRPAINVGNSVSRVGGSAQIKAMKQVAGTLRIDLAQFRELAAFAQFGSDLDKSTQSQLERGKRLTEILKQPQYRPMEVVEQVLIIWAVTNGMADDIEVSDLKRFEEELTTFAKDAHPAVLNTMREKQSIDDDLKAAMKEAIEDFKATRWETSTATAA from the coding sequence ATGGAAGCAATTAAAGCAAACGAAATAAACGAGATCATTCGTGCACAGATCGAGAACTTTGACGCCAGTATGACGGTCAACGAGGTCGGCACGGTGATCAAGGTCGGCGATGGTATCGCCGAGATCTACGGCCTCGAAAAGGTTATGGCCGGTGAGTTGCTCGAATTTCCGCACGGCGTGCGCGGTCTCGCACTTAACCTTGAGGAAGACAAGGTCGGTTGCGTGCTCTTCGGCGATTTCCAGAAGATCGAGGCCGGTGACGAAGCCAAACGCACCAAGCGCATTATGAGCGTGCCGGTCGGCGATGCATTGATCGGCCGAGTAGTTGACGCTCTCGGTAATCCGATCGACGAAGCGGGCGACATCGTTACTGACACCTATTTTCCGATCGAGCGTATCGCCCCCGGCATTATTGATCGTCAGCCCGTTAAAGAGCCGCTTCAGACCGGTTTGAAAGCTATTGACTCGATGGTGCCGATCGGCCGCGGACAGCGTGAGTTGATCATCGGCGACCGCCAGACCGGTAAAACGGCCGTCGCGATCGACACGATCATCAACCAAAAGGGCAAGGACGTTATCTGTATCTACGTCGCTATCGGCCAGAAGCAGTCGACGGTTGCTCAGGTTCGCCAAAAGCTCGACGAATTTGGCGCGATGGACTACACGATCATCGTTTCGGCGACCGCATCTGATCCGGCGGCTATGCAGTTTCTAGCTCCGTACGCAGGCTGCGCGATGGGCGAGTACTTTCGCGACAACGGCCGTCACGCTCTGACGATCTACGACGATCTGTCCAAGCAGGCTGCGGCGTATCGTGAAATTTCACTTCTGCTCCGCCGTCCGCCGGGCCGCGAGGCATATCCGGGCGACGTTTTCTACTTGCACTCACGCTTGCTAGAGCGTGCGGCTAAGATGTCGGATAAGCAGGGCGGCGGTTCGCTGACCAGTTTGCCGATCATCGAGACTCAGGCCGGCGATATCTCGGCCTACATTCCGACCAACGTAATCTCGATCACGGACGGCCAGATCTTCCTTGAGTCCGACTTGTTCAACTCAGGCGTACGGCCGGCTATCAACGTCGGTAACTCGGTTTCGCGTGTGGGCGGTTCGGCTCAGATCAAGGCGATGAAGCAGGTTGCCGGTACATTGCGTATCGACTTAGCCCAGTTTCGCGAGTTGGCGGCATTTGCGCAGTTCGGCTCGGACCTGGACAAATCTACCCAGTCTCAACTCGAACGCGGAAAGCGTCTGACCGAGATACTGAAACAGCCGCAATACCGGCCGATGGAAGTAGTCGAACAGGTGCTGATCATCTGGGCTGTTACCAACGGAATGGCAGACGACATCGAGGTTTCCGATCTTAAGCGTTTTGAAGAAGAGCTGACCACGTTTGCTAAGGACGCTCATCCCGCCGTGCTCAACACGATGCGCGAGAAGCAGTCGATAGATGACGATCTCAAGGCCGCGATGAAGGAAGCGATCGAGGATTTCAAGGCAACACGTTGGGAAACGTCAACGGCAACCGCAGCGTAG
- the atpG gene encoding ATP synthase F1 subunit gamma, whose translation MASLLDMRRRIKSVKNTQQITKAMKMVAAAKLKRAQDRVTSSRPFAGKMSEVLGGLSAKVADEFSHPLLDERGDDKYLIVLISADKGLAGAFNANVIKATQAFLKSHDGKTTEMVAVGRKGRDFFRRRDVVFADEYIGLTGSGQVKLQDALEIAEKLIKDFVADETIDKVFIVFTEFKTVLSQKPVIEQLLPIPRNDSDAGADGTAQAEYIYEQPVAEIFGKLLPKQVETQIYRGMIESVASEQGSRMTAMDSASKNAGELIDTLVLNMNRIRQAAITKEIIEVVSGAAAA comes from the coding sequence ATGGCAAGTCTATTGGATATGCGCCGACGCATTAAGTCGGTCAAAAATACTCAGCAGATCACCAAGGCGATGAAGATGGTCGCCGCGGCCAAGCTCAAACGGGCCCAGGATCGCGTCACTTCATCACGCCCTTTCGCGGGTAAGATGTCCGAAGTTTTGGGCGGCCTGAGCGCAAAGGTGGCTGATGAATTTTCGCATCCGCTACTCGACGAGCGTGGAGACGACAAATATCTCATCGTACTGATCAGCGCCGACAAGGGCCTCGCGGGTGCGTTCAACGCCAACGTCATCAAGGCCACACAGGCCTTTCTTAAGAGTCACGACGGCAAGACGACCGAGATGGTCGCTGTCGGTCGTAAGGGTCGGGATTTCTTTAGGCGTCGTGACGTGGTCTTTGCCGACGAATACATTGGATTGACAGGTTCGGGCCAGGTCAAACTCCAGGACGCACTCGAGATCGCTGAAAAGCTTATCAAGGACTTTGTCGCTGATGAGACGATCGACAAGGTGTTTATCGTCTTTACCGAATTCAAGACCGTTCTATCGCAAAAACCCGTTATTGAGCAGCTTTTGCCGATCCCGCGAAATGATTCCGATGCGGGTGCAGACGGCACCGCTCAGGCCGAATATATCTATGAGCAGCCTGTGGCCGAGATCTTTGGCAAGCTTTTGCCAAAACAGGTCGAGACGCAGATCTACCGCGGTATGATCGAATCGGTCGCCTCAGAACAAGGTTCGCGAATGACGGCAATGGACTCGGCGTCAAAGAATGCCGGCGAACTGATCGACACTCTGGTTCTCAATATGAACCGTATCCGTCAGGCTGCGATCACCAAGGAGATCATCGAGGTTGTCAGCGGCGCCGCGGCAGCATAA
- the vanZ gene encoding VanZ family protein, which produces MNERRDRIFAVASLVFWVGIIFYLSSGQGAMDQTSRFIRPLLEFLFPSASSDTITLYHAFIRKFAHFTEYAILAFLAFRASRNSRWKYIAAFALVIAVASLDEFNQSFEATRTGSINDVMLDIAGGVSMIAVIWGILKIRRSVIA; this is translated from the coding sequence ATGAACGAGAGACGCGATCGCATATTTGCAGTTGCGTCTCTCGTATTTTGGGTCGGCATCATTTTTTATCTGTCGAGCGGACAGGGGGCGATGGATCAGACTTCGAGATTTATCCGCCCGTTGCTCGAGTTTTTGTTTCCGTCGGCATCGTCGGACACGATCACGCTGTATCACGCGTTCATTCGCAAATTCGCACATTTTACCGAGTATGCCATTCTCGCTTTCCTGGCATTCCGGGCGTCCAGGAACTCCCGTTGGAAGTATATCGCGGCCTTCGCGCTTGTGATCGCGGTCGCATCGCTTGACGAATTCAATCAGAGTTTTGAGGCGACAAGGACCGGCAGCATCAACGACGTGATGCTTGATATTGCCGGCGGCGTCTCGATGATCGCAGTTATTTGGGGCATTCTCAAAATCCGGCGGTCGGTAATCGCATAG
- a CDS encoding SPFH domain-containing protein has protein sequence MSIFDKIKQEALNQFIEVIEWLDESQSTLVYRFPVAAQEIKNGAQLIVRESQAAVFVFEGQVADVFTPGRYTIEGGNTPILSKLGAWKYGFNSPIKSEVYFVNTKQFTDMKWGTSNPVMLRDADFGIVRLRAFGAYSLRVADPSEFIKQIAGTNAHFQTDDIDGQLKRAIVTEFSDALGELKIPALDLAAQYKEIGDTIRGKINEDFSSYGLEVTKFYVENVSLPPEVEAAMDKRASMGALGDAQTYMQFQAADALRDAAQNEGGGAGLGAGLGAGFAVGGQMANVFGQQAGGAQPPAAVAATVPCPACGKANVAGVKFCSDCGGKMEVAKVPCIKCGAELREGAKFCSECGSTQEKAKCTGCQFELAPGAKFCPECGAKTDDA, from the coding sequence ATGAGCATTTTTGACAAGATCAAACAAGAGGCATTAAACCAGTTTATCGAGGTCATCGAGTGGCTCGATGAATCACAATCGACACTCGTATACCGTTTTCCGGTCGCCGCCCAGGAGATCAAGAACGGTGCCCAGTTGATCGTTCGCGAATCGCAGGCCGCAGTCTTCGTTTTCGAGGGCCAGGTCGCTGATGTGTTTACGCCCGGACGCTACACCATCGAGGGCGGTAATACGCCGATCCTTTCGAAATTGGGTGCGTGGAAATACGGTTTCAATTCTCCGATCAAGTCTGAAGTCTATTTCGTCAATACGAAACAGTTCACTGATATGAAATGGGGCACGTCCAATCCGGTTATGCTCCGCGACGCCGATTTTGGTATCGTCCGCCTGCGTGCGTTTGGCGCCTACAGCTTGCGGGTCGCTGATCCGAGCGAGTTTATCAAGCAGATCGCCGGCACCAATGCCCATTTTCAGACCGACGATATCGACGGTCAGCTCAAACGTGCCATCGTTACTGAGTTTTCCGATGCTCTCGGCGAACTCAAGATACCGGCGCTCGACCTCGCCGCTCAGTACAAAGAGATCGGCGATACGATCCGCGGTAAGATCAACGAAGATTTCAGTAGCTACGGGCTCGAGGTAACCAAGTTTTACGTCGAGAATGTCAGCCTTCCGCCCGAAGTCGAGGCCGCGATGGACAAGCGTGCATCGATGGGAGCTCTCGGCGACGCTCAGACCTATATGCAGTTTCAGGCAGCGGACGCCCTTCGCGATGCGGCGCAGAACGAAGGCGGCGGTGCGGGCCTCGGTGCCGGCCTCGGTGCGGGATTTGCGGTCGGCGGCCAGATGGCAAATGTTTTTGGCCAGCAGGCAGGCGGTGCTCAACCCCCGGCGGCAGTCGCGGCGACGGTTCCGTGTCCGGCGTGCGGCAAAGCGAATGTGGCCGGCGTTAAGTTTTGCTCCGATTGCGGCGGCAAAATGGAGGTCGCTAAGGTTCCGTGCATTAAATGCGGTGCCGAACTTCGCGAAGGTGCCAAGTTCTGTTCCGAATGCGGCTCGACGCAGGAAAAGGCCAAGTGCACCGGTTGCCAGTTCGAACTCGCCCCGGGAGCCAAGTTCTGCCCCGAGTGCGGTGCTAAGACCGACGACGCCTAA
- a CDS encoding Trm112 family protein, whose product MAVSPELLEILRCPKCKSELEINAEQTRLKCLNPECSLVYPIRDDIPVMLVDEATVEK is encoded by the coding sequence ATGGCCGTTAGCCCCGAACTATTAGAGATACTACGCTGCCCAAAGTGTAAATCCGAACTCGAGATCAACGCCGAGCAAACCCGACTCAAGTGTCTAAACCCTGAGTGCTCATTGGTTTACCCAATTCGCGACGACATCCCCGTGATGCTCGTCGATGAAGCGACGGTCGAAAAATAA
- a CDS encoding glycosyltransferase family 9 protein: MNRPEIDWGGIRRVLVVRLRSIGDTVLATPSLIALRRFLPDVEIDILLEDWVAPVLDGFEGVNVVSVGSGNAAKLKTSGYLRNRKYDVAINLHGGTTSSIFVRASSAKHRIGLSHYRYPRFYNHIYSSAADFWRRTDMHSAEQQLAVLGFAGIPVGDLPKSRLTVTDAATLTLQAKFTSATQRSLAQEPRFALIHPAAAFATKQWATESFAKTAEFLADRGLGTVAVAARHESDILKKLVDLSTVPIAVFDDLTLPEITALASKAAIFVGNDSGIAHIAAAVGTPSVVVFGSSNRNHWRPWTDAPNEIVFHELPCQPCAGYECKVFGEPKCILDVAPAAVFTAIERVL, translated from the coding sequence ATGAACCGGCCCGAGATCGATTGGGGCGGCATCAGGCGTGTGCTGGTCGTCCGCCTGCGTTCGATCGGCGACACCGTTCTCGCTACGCCCTCTTTGATCGCACTGCGGCGATTCCTGCCCGATGTCGAGATAGACATATTGCTCGAAGATTGGGTCGCACCCGTGCTCGACGGTTTTGAGGGCGTGAACGTAGTATCAGTCGGAAGCGGCAACGCCGCTAAACTCAAGACATCCGGATACTTACGCAACCGCAAATACGACGTCGCCATCAATCTGCACGGAGGCACGACCAGCTCAATTTTTGTAAGGGCATCGAGTGCCAAGCACCGTATCGGACTATCGCATTACCGTTACCCGCGATTCTATAATCATATCTATTCATCGGCAGCGGATTTCTGGCGGCGCACGGATATGCATTCCGCCGAACAGCAGCTCGCTGTCCTTGGCTTCGCCGGTATCCCGGTCGGAGACCTGCCGAAAAGTCGTTTGACCGTAACCGATGCGGCCACTCTCACGCTGCAGGCGAAATTTACCTCAGCCACGCAGCGATCGCTGGCCCAAGAACCGCGATTTGCATTGATCCATCCGGCGGCGGCGTTTGCGACAAAGCAGTGGGCGACAGAGAGTTTTGCCAAAACCGCCGAATTTTTGGCCGACCGCGGACTCGGGACAGTCGCTGTAGCGGCTCGGCACGAGTCAGACATCTTAAAAAAACTTGTCGATCTGTCCACTGTTCCGATAGCTGTGTTTGATGATCTGACGCTGCCTGAGATCACGGCGCTTGCCTCGAAAGCCGCAATATTTGTCGGCAATGACAGCGGCATCGCACATATCGCTGCTGCGGTCGGTACACCGAGTGTTGTGGTATTTGGCTCATCCAACCGCAACCACTGGCGTCCGTGGACCGATGCGCCAAATGAGATCGTCTTTCACGAACTGCCTTGTCAACCCTGTGCCGGTTATGAATGTAAGGTCTTTGGCGAGCCGAAATGCATCCTCGACGTCGCGCCCGCCGCAGTATTTACCGCCATTGAAAGGGTGCTTTAA
- the ffh gene encoding signal recognition particle protein: MFESLSDKLKLTLRNLRGAGKLSAEHVDIALKEIRMALLEADVNYKVAKDFVESVRIKAEGEEVWNGLKPHEQVVKIVYDELSELMGGTSSRLVFTKATPNVVMIVGLQGSGKTTSTGKISRWLADNQERKPLLVSVDVYRPAAREQLKVVANAVGVAVYEAKETNDPMTIVRGAVTHAVEFGFDTLMIDTAGRLHIDDDLMVELEQIKAETKPVEVLFVADAMTGQDAVRSAEVFHERVGITGVVLTKMDGDARGGAALSIKQVIGQPVKFVGVGEKYDAIEPFYPDRIAQRILGMGDVLSLIEEVQGKINEEEAQEQLRKMTSNQFSLEDFRNQLGQFKKLGSMSKLMKMLPEQMTGGLQITDEQSAVVDHQMKRTEAIIDSMTRLERNNHKVIDASRKTRIAGGSGSTIAEVNQLLRQYEQMKKMMAQMNRGGLLGGLGRKMAGGLAGGLGGLLGGGGNPLGMLGGGSAIDHSDDGDSNDSLAKRIKKKKRHKKKR; this comes from the coding sequence ATGTTCGAATCGCTGTCTGACAAACTTAAGTTAACACTGCGAAATCTTCGCGGTGCGGGCAAGCTGTCGGCTGAACATGTAGATATTGCTCTCAAAGAGATCCGAATGGCTCTGCTTGAGGCGGACGTTAACTATAAGGTCGCTAAAGATTTTGTAGAATCGGTTCGCATAAAGGCCGAGGGCGAAGAGGTCTGGAATGGCCTCAAACCGCATGAACAGGTCGTCAAGATCGTCTATGACGAACTGAGCGAACTGATGGGCGGCACGTCTTCGCGGCTTGTTTTTACCAAGGCCACGCCGAACGTCGTGATGATCGTCGGACTGCAGGGTTCGGGTAAAACGACCTCGACCGGCAAGATCTCACGCTGGCTCGCGGACAATCAGGAGCGTAAGCCCTTGCTCGTCTCGGTCGACGTCTATCGTCCCGCGGCTCGCGAACAGCTTAAGGTTGTCGCCAATGCTGTCGGCGTAGCGGTTTACGAGGCTAAGGAAACAAACGATCCGATGACGATCGTTCGCGGAGCGGTCACACACGCGGTCGAATTTGGTTTCGACACGCTGATGATCGATACCGCCGGCCGTCTGCACATCGATGACGACCTGATGGTCGAGCTCGAGCAGATCAAGGCCGAGACCAAGCCCGTCGAAGTGCTGTTTGTCGCTGATGCGATGACGGGGCAAGACGCGGTCCGCTCGGCGGAGGTTTTTCACGAACGCGTCGGCATCACCGGCGTTGTTCTGACCAAGATGGACGGCGACGCCCGCGGCGGTGCTGCTCTGTCGATCAAGCAGGTCATCGGCCAACCGGTGAAGTTTGTCGGTGTCGGCGAAAAGTACGACGCGATCGAGCCCTTTTACCCTGACCGTATCGCTCAGCGAATACTCGGGATGGGCGACGTTCTGAGCCTTATCGAAGAGGTTCAGGGCAAGATCAACGAAGAAGAAGCGCAGGAACAGCTGCGAAAAATGACGAGCAATCAGTTTTCGCTCGAAGATTTTCGTAATCAGCTGGGACAGTTCAAAAAGCTTGGATCGATGTCCAAGTTGATGAAGATGCTGCCGGAACAGATGACCGGCGGACTGCAGATCACCGATGAGCAATCGGCCGTAGTCGACCATCAGATGAAACGCACCGAGGCGATCATCGATTCGATGACGCGGCTCGAACGCAATAACCATAAGGTGATCGATGCGAGCCGTAAGACGCGTATCGCCGGCGGTTCGGGCTCGACCATTGCCGAGGTCAATCAACTGCTCCGTCAGTATGAGCAGATGAAAAAGATGATGGCCCAGATGAATCGCGGCGGCCTGCTCGGCGGTTTGGGCCGAAAGATGGCCGGTGGACTCGCCGGCGGTCTTGGCGGACTTTTAGGCGGCGGTGGAAATCCGTTGGGGATGCTGGGCGGCGGTTCGGCGATAGATCATTCGGATGACGGCGATTCCAACGACTCGCTGGCAAAACGCATTAAGAAGAAGAAAAGACACAAGAAAAAAAGATAG
- the rpsP gene encoding 30S ribosomal protein S16 → MMLAISLMRMGAKGKPFYRLVVKEKRSKRDGKYLENVGTYNPMINPAEVKLNHERIQYWIGVGAQPTDTVKSLIKNNPAQEEA, encoded by the coding sequence ATTATGTTAGCAATTAGTTTGATGAGAATGGGCGCGAAGGGTAAACCTTTCTACCGCCTTGTGGTTAAGGAAAAGCGATCAAAGCGCGATGGTAAATACCTCGAAAACGTAGGCACGTACAATCCGATGATCAACCCGGCTGAGGTTAAGCTCAATCACGAACGTATCCAGTATTGGATCGGTGTCGGAGCGCAGCCGACCGATACGGTCAAGAGCTTGATCAAAAACAACCCGGCTCAGGAAGAGGCTTAA
- a CDS encoding KH domain-containing protein, which translates to MKEAVERIIRSLVGTPDAVEVAESGDGKNVRIAVRVAEHDMGRVIGREGRTVKSIRSLLFVAGQKHGKRFQLDLLED; encoded by the coding sequence ATGAAAGAAGCTGTAGAAAGAATTATCAGATCGCTCGTCGGCACGCCCGACGCGGTCGAGGTGGCTGAGAGCGGCGACGGTAAGAATGTGCGTATCGCGGTTCGCGTTGCAGAGCACGATATGGGCCGTGTGATCGGCCGTGAGGGCCGCACCGTCAAGTCGATCCGCAGCTTACTTTTTGTGGCGGGGCAGAAGCACGGAAAACGCTTTCAGCTCGACCTGCTCGAGGACTAA
- the rimM gene encoding 16S rRNA processing protein RimM: MEELVTIAKIVKTRGLKGELVADLLTDFPQRFEGLESVTAVRPDGSMLSLNLDDFWFQNGRVILRFAGYGTIELAEALRGVEICVSEAEAVTLDDGEFYDWQLQGCRVETLDRTEIGVVTELMRNGATEILVVKGVEKDHLIPFAETICPEVDIENKLIRIDPPDGLLEF, encoded by the coding sequence GTGGAAGAACTCGTCACCATAGCCAAGATCGTCAAGACCCGCGGCCTCAAGGGCGAGTTGGTCGCTGATCTGCTGACCGATTTCCCGCAGCGGTTCGAGGGCCTTGAGAGCGTCACTGCGGTCAGGCCTGATGGCTCGATGCTGTCGCTAAACCTGGACGATTTCTGGTTTCAGAATGGCCGCGTCATCCTGAGATTTGCGGGTTACGGGACGATCGAGTTGGCCGAGGCGTTGCGGGGCGTTGAGATATGCGTCTCCGAGGCCGAGGCGGTCACGCTCGATGACGGCGAGTTTTACGATTGGCAACTGCAAGGCTGTCGTGTTGAAACCTTGGACAGGACCGAGATCGGTGTTGTTACCGAACTGATGCGAAACGGCGCTACCGAGATATTGGTGGTCAAGGGCGTTGAAAAAGATCATCTGATCCCTTTTGCCGAAACGATCTGTCCTGAGGTCGATATTGAAAATAAGTTGATCCGGATCGATCCGCCGGACGGGTTGCTGGAGTTTTAG